One segment of Odontesthes bonariensis isolate fOdoBon6 chromosome 1, fOdoBon6.hap1, whole genome shotgun sequence DNA contains the following:
- the ogfod1 gene encoding prolyl 3-hydroxylase OGFOD1 isoform X2: MLMQTADFYHRAENDSEHKTSVLTALFGRFRSWLGEVLGVELEPTVDISCAKYEYTDVLLCHDDELEGRRVAFILYLVPPWQSSDGGTLDLYTTDSNFQPQSIVKSLVPSWNTLILFEVSPVSFHQVSEVLSQDKCRLSLSGWFHGPSLERPPRHIEPPIPRNPHLPKDETVLLEWVNPLYLDISYQEQIQVEFEDSSEIQLKDFLREEKFREVSEALRLAQIQWMKRDPPNKRCYETASLGSLPPCVSVCWELLHSEAFFLLLSNFTGLSLHYLCPADDEDESKEKEERQEDQEAAGSSTTSSDANTNTEKDPSTPVCCGEVRRWSAGSYTLLHDAEAARAEYALDLTLPFGCTDWQSEFGGFTCYVANEEDEELLTVYPEDNSLALVYRDKETLKFVKHVNHKSFSAGSSTCREFYDFSFIYYE; this comes from the exons ATGTTGATGCAAACAGCTGATTTCTACCACAGAGCTGAGAATGACAGTGAACACAAGACTTCTGTGCT GACAGCACTGTTTGGCCGTTTTCGTTCCTGGCTCGGGGAAGTGTTGGGGGTTGAGTTGGAGCCCACGGTGGATATTTCTTGTGCTAAATATGAATACACAG atgttcttttgtgtcacGATGATGAATTGGAAGGAAGGCGCGTTGCTTTCATTTTGTACCTTGTGCCTCCATGGCAGAGCAGCGACGGGGGAACCCTCGATCTTTACACAACAGACA GTAATTTCCAGCCACAGAGTATAGTGAAGTCGCTCGTACCCTCGTGGAACACACTCATCTTATTTGAAGTTTCTCCAGTCTCTTTTCACCAA gTGTCAGAAGTTTTGTCCCAGGACAAATGTCGTCTGTCTCTGAGCGGCTGGTTTCATGGACCCTCTTTGGAACGACCTCCTCGTCACATAGAGCCGCCCATTCCAAGGAACCCACACTTACCAAAAGAC GAGACCGTGCTGCTGGAGTGGGTCAATCCCCTGTACTTAGACATTTCTTATCAAGAGCAGATCCAGGTGGAGTTTGAAGACAGCTCTGAAATTCAGCTCAAAGATTTTCTCAGG gaGGAAAAGTTCAGGGAGGTTAGTGAGGCGCTGAGACTGGCTCAGATTCAGTGGATGAAGAGGGATCCACCCAataagag ATGCTATGAAACGGCTTCTCTGGGCAGCCTGCCtccgtgtgtgagtgtttgttgGGAGCTGCTACACTCGGAGGCGTTCTTCCTGCTTCTCTCCAACTTTACGGGCCTTAGCTTACACTACTTGTGTCCTGCTGATGATGAGGATGAAAGCAAAGAGAAAGAGGAGCGGCAGGAAGATCAAGAAGCAGCAGGATCTTCAACTACATCATCagatgcaaacacaaacacagagaaag ATCCAAGCACACCTGTGTGTTGTGGAGAAGTGCGTCGATGGTCAGCTGGAAGCTACACTCTGTTGCACGATGCAGAGGCAGCACGAGCAGAGTACGCTCTGGACCTCACGTTGCCTTTTGGCTGCACAG ACTGGCAGTCAGAGTTTGGGGGTTTCACGTGTTATGTTGCCAATGAAGAGGACGAGGAG CTTCTCACAGTGTATCCAGAGGACAATTCTCTCGCCCTCGTCTACAGAGACAAAGAAACCCTCAAATTTGTCAAACATGTGAACCACAAAAGCTTCTCTGCTGGCAGTTCTACCTGCAGGGAGTTTTATGATTTTTCTTTCATATActatgaataa